The DNA region CTGTCCGCCACCGCCCCAACTGGGGCTGGCCGAGGTGGCGCGATTCTGGAAGAACAAAAAGCCGCGATTGCCGTCCGGAGAGGCGTAAGTCCCGGAGCACGGGCCCAGCAGAATATTTCCATCGAGTGTTGCCGGAACCTGCGCTGGATTTGGTGATCCGCCGGGACATTGCAATGCCCGGGACGCTACAGCACCGGTACCGACCGAGGACAGCGTGCCGTTAATTTTGTAAGACACCACACATCCGTTAGGGGTTCCGTTACCGGAGGATGCCGAGGTACAAGGAGAAGACTTGCCGCTGTTGGAAGTGACGCCGACGGTGGCGGAGGTGCTGAAGTAAAACATTACGCCATTGCTGCCATCGCCAGTAGCGGTGCTCATGCGCGATGTTGAGTTATCACCCAGATTGAAGCCATTCGCGGCAACATAATACAGGCCGGGATCAAGGATGCCCGTGGTCAGTTTGTTCAGGACAATGACTCCGATGTTCTGCCATGTGATGCTGCCATCGTTCTGGGTACCTCCCAAACAGGATCCATCGGGTTGTCGTGTGCAGACGGTTTGGTTCCATGGGTTCGGCCCAGACGATGCAGGCGAGATCGACGTACCGGAATTCAACGCTATGTAAACAAATCCGCCCGAGTTATGCTGCGAGTTTGTTGGTTGTATTAGTGTCCCCGCCGCAAAAGCTGTGCCGGCCGCCCACGGTTGCGCAGCTATGTTGAAATGCGGGTTAGATCCGGTGTAGGGAAGCAATAAGCAGCCTTGCTCTCCAGGGTTGATTGCGCTGCTTTTATTGCAGCCAGTGTAATTGCCGGGAGTAAACTCCACGCATCCGTTCGGGTCAGGGCAACCATTGATGCCAAACGGAACAGGCCTGGCGCTGCCGAGTGTGCCAGGCACTGGAGGTGCGCTTTTGGTTGCGAATGGATCACCGAAGGGAGCAGCCGGAGAAATGTAATGTCCTGTACTGCCGACATCGACGCTGCCAGGCTTGGTTGCAGGTCCGCCAAAGACGGCGAGATCTGAACCCGTATTTGCCGGTCCCCCTTGAGAAAGATCGACGACACCAGCCGTCAAAGCTCCGCTGTCCTTGGAGTCAATCTGGATGGATCTTTGCGGTCCGCCGAAGATACGGATTTTCGAGCTGCCGGTAACGGACAGGGATCCCGAAGCACTTGTGTGCAGGATCACCAGCGGCACAGGCACGTTGATGGGTGAAACGCCGCAACCGGCTTTCGCCTTGATGTTTACCGTCGAGGCGGCTCCAACCATCTTGGTGAACGACATAGGCACCGGATCGGTAATTGTCACTTCCATGTAAGGGAATGTGGTTGCTAATGTGCTGGGGAGCGCTGCCACGCCGGGCAGGGAACTGGGAAAGCTCACATGAACCTTGGAACCGGAATAGCCGTTCAGAGTAGCGTACGTGCAAGGCGGAGTACTGGTGTTGACGGTGCAATCGAAATCGGCGCCAATCCAGCTGAAACTTTGCAGACCGTTTTGTCCGGAAGAGGATGGATCAACCGCATTCAGGTACAAATCCGCGGCTCCGGCTTCACAGGCCGCGTCTGCCGCACCTTGCGCCATCTGGCGGCGTGCCCAAACCTGAGTGTAGTCCGTGGCCACCCCCAGCATGGCCATAAGAAACAGGCCGATAAAAATAACGATCGGGATCAGCGTCTGGCCGTGCTGTGATGAGCGCCTTTGCAAAGTTCTGTAGCGATAGATTTTCATGGGACGATCATCCTCCCTTCCGCATAAGTCGTCATGGTGGGCGTATTAATGAACTGCTTGAGCCAGGGGACGTATGTATAGGTCACAGTGACGCGTACGCGGTTTGGGGGAGAAGCGCTGCCATCGGGAAAGGTAACTGACGGTGGGGACATCGCTCGAATGTCATGCAGCGAGGTTTGAGCAAAGGTTATGACCCTGGCTTGGGTACCAGTGGCGTCCCCGCCACTATGAACAATGGCATAGCGCACGCCTTCATTGGCGGCATCAGCCATTACGGCATAGGTATACATCATCCATCCCAACTCGAAGATCCAAAAAACAACGGTGAAAATCACCACAATCATCATGGCTGTTTCCAGCAAGCTTTGGCCGCGTTGCTGTTGCGATCGAGTTTGCGGTGGGCGAATCATATTCAGTACAAAGACCTCATGGAGACGTGCCGGCGGAAAATCGGAGTCCCCGGCAACACTACATTGAATGCTGTGCCGGGAATAATGGGAGTTACCCGGTACCCAACGTCCACCTGGTTGAGTGCGAAGACTGGCCCTTCAGGATCGGCTGCGACCGCAGAAAAACCGATTGAAGTATCGCCAAAAAGGGTGCAGTTGGCCCCACCCGTAGCTGGATTCGTACCCATGCAAACTCGCACGCCCGTATTCGACGCGTTAGAGCCGTGGACGGCATTGGTCATGTTCTCAAAAACAAGGGTGCTCACAGCTGTTGCGCTCGGCGCTGATACCGTCGTGATGGAAGCGCCACCCTGTGCGGAATACTGCACGCCTTGTCGCGGCGCCGCTGCCAACGACAGCACCACAAACCAGAAGTAGCCAAGATTGATGAGATTGAAGGCAATGCCCAGCAGGAGCGGCATGGCGATGGCCGTTTCCAACAGGCTTTGTCCCTCGTCCTGGCGTCGCCGATGAATCAAATTTCGTACCCACATAACCTTTGCCTCATTGCGCGGAAACTTTCACGCGATCAAAAGTCAGAACGTCCCCGATTGCTGTTGCGGTGGAATCCAGCATGCCAGAGGGAAGTTCCAGCACGGCCGCCGCCTTCCAGAAGATCCGAGTCATTCTGAACTGACGCATGCGATGCCGCAGGGCAAGCACATTCCAATTGCTATCGAGCACTACAATATCGATGGGAAACATCATTCCCCAGGTGTGCACTCCCTGCGAGGGCACAATCAGAAGTCCGTCGCCAGGTAAAAGTTTGCGTTCGCCCAGCAGGCCGATGATCCTGCTCAATCCGGTATCCGCCACGCGAATGCTGTCTCCCAGGACCGTTTTCCTGGTTGTGTTGACCGCGCGCACGACTTTGTGGTGAAAATGCATAGTCCTAATTGATCATTTCCTGGAAGAGCTTCTTAAGGTGCATGAGTGCGGGCAGCAGCGTTACCACGAAAATACTGGGAAAAATAAAAAAGATCAGTGGGAAGAGCAGTTTCACTCCGGTCTTGGCCGCCAATTCCTCTGCCGCCTGCATACGGCGGGAGCGCAACGTGTCTGCGAACACGCCCAACGCATGGGCAATGGGTGTGCCAAAACGTTCGGTTTGCACCAGCATGGTGACGAACTGGCGGACAAAATCAAGGTCCACACGCTCTGCCATGCTGCGCCAGGCATCCAGCCTCGGTTTCCCGGCGCGCAACTCGCGGTTGACAATCTGGAACTCTTCCGCGAGGCTAGGCGCGGTCGCCGCCATTTCCTCGCCCACGCGCGCCATGGCCTGATCAATCCCTAGCCCCGCTTCCATGCAGATCACCAGCAGATCAAGCGCATCAGGAAGGGCCATGCTGATGTTGGTCTGCCGGCGGGTTACCAGATACGAAAGCACAAGATCGGGTATAAAAAAGCCACCCAGGCCGCCCACCACGATAGCAATCCACATGTTGCTGGCGAAGAAAGTTCCTGCAATAACGCCTGCCACCGGCAACAAAAGTTTTGCTGCGGTATAGATTTCGATGTATTCCGGCTTGCGGAAGCCCGCCAGTGTGAGCTTGTATGCCAGGTCCTGGTCAAAGCCGGAAACCAGCCCGCGAAACGGCTTGAAGATGCTGGTTATTTGTGCAGCTACTCGCGCCAGACCCGTGCTGGGCGTGGCTGCGATCAGCGTGCCGGCATCAGGCGCTGTATAGGCTGAAACTTCCATCAGCCTGCTTTCCACGGGGTCTCTGCTGGTTAACATCACTAACACGGCAATAACAAACAGGAAGACCGTAATGGCCGCCGAAATTAAGAAGATGAGCATTACCTCCTCCTTAAAACCTCACATTTACTATCATGCGTATCAGCAGTATCCCGAGCACCAGCAAGATCGCGGCACAAATCACCAATTCCACGCCGACGGTACTCTCAAACATCACCTTGTAATAGCCGGGATTTAAAAAATTCATGCCAATAAAAATCACGAAGGGAAGTCCAATCAGGATTCCTCCGGTGAGCCGGCCCTGTGCCGTGCGAATCCGCACGTGACCGATGACGCGAATGCGCTCGCGCAGAACGTGCGACGTCTTATCGAGAATCAGCGCCAGATTGCCTCCTGTTTCCTTCTGCACCAGAATGGCGGTGATCAGGAATTGGAGATCGGGCACCGGCATGCGGCGGCTCAAGTTGAGCATGGCCTCACGGAATGGCAGGCCGAAGCTCTGCTCATCGGCGGCCCGGCGAAACTCCGCGCGCAACGGGTCATCGCATTCCTTGGCAATGGTTTCAATGGTGGCCGGCAGCGCCTGGCCGGCGCGCAGGCCGCGCGACATCAGGTCAATGGCTTCCGGCAGCAGTTCCGCGAAACGCCGGGAACGCCGCTTGCGTTTCTGCAGCAGGTACAAATATGGCAAAAATCCCAACACCAACCCCGGGAGCCAGCCTAGTAGTCCGGGCGCAATCCACCAGTTGCCCAGCGCAGCTCCCACGCATATGAGCAAGAGAGTCATGATCACTACTTGCCCTACGGTCCATTTCGAGTCGCATTGTTCAATCAGCAAATGCAGGCCAACAGCCAGGCGGTTATGCCGCAGGAACTTGTCAAATGCCGGGACTGTGCTGAAAGTAACTTCTTTTACGATGCTTGGCTCGTCGCCTGATGGGGAATCCGAGCTCCGGTCCAGCGAAACCAGCCGGGAATGGATGAGCTTGTCAGTTTTTGAGGGCTCAATAACGAGGGCCACCACGGCAAAGGCGGCGATCAAAACGATAAAAAAGATGCTTACAATCGTCACGGCTATACCTCGCAAACGTGCTCAAACAGGTCAGACGAAAGCTGGATCCCAGAAGCTTTTAAACGTTCCATGAACAAAGGCCGCTGCCCTGTGGCACGGAATCGTCCCAGCACATGGTTGTTTGGGCCGATGCCAAGACGGTCAAACACGAAAATGTCCTGGAGCATGACCATGTCTTCGCCGACGCCGGTAACCTCGGATATTTGTGTGACGCGGCGCGAGCCGTCACTGAGACGCGCCACCTGCACAATTACCGAGACTGCCGCTGCGATCTGCTGGCGAATGGCTTTATCGGGCAGGTTGATTTCCGCCATTAACGACATGGTTTCAAGACGGGCGATTGCGTCGCGCGGATTGTTGGCGTGAATAGTGGTCAGCGAGCCATCATGGCCGGTGTTCATGGCCTGGAGCATGTCAAGCGCTTCACCGCCGCGTACTTCGCCTACCACAATGCGGTCGGGCCGCATACGTAAGGAGTTGATCACAAGTTCGCGCTGTCGGACGGCTCCTTTTCCCTCCACGTTAGGGGGACGGCATTCCAGCCTCACCACATGCGGCTGCTGCATTTGCAACTCAGCCGAGTCTTCAATGCTCACGATGCGTTCGCGGTCAGAAATAAAACTGGACAAGGCATTCAGCAGTGTGGTTTTGCCGCTGCCCGTACCGCCCGATATCACAATATTGAGCCGCGCCTGTACCGCCGCCTGAAGCAGTTCGAGCATTTTCGGCGTGATGGTGCGAAACGAGAGCAACTGCTCGATTCCAATAGGCACGCGGCCAAATCGGCGGATGGACATGATGGGCCCATCGATGGCGAGCGGTGGAATCACAACATTGACGCGCGAACCGTCATCAAGGCGCGCATCGCACATAGGAGAAGATTCATCCACGCGCCGCCCTACGTTGGAGACAATTTTGTCAATGATGTGGCGCAGGTGCGCCGCATCCTTGAAGACAACGTTGGTCAGCTCCAGCATTCCGCCACGCTCGACATATACCTGACGGTGCGTGTTCACCAGAATGTCTGTAATCGTCTGGTCCTGCAGCAGGGGCTCCAGCGGCCCCAGGCCGAATACTTCCTGCAGCACCTCACGGCAAACGCGCTCCCTTTCAGATCCGCTCAGAGGGAAGTTGGTAACGCTGATCAGGTCATAAATAACGTTCTGTACCTGGGTACGTGCGTAAGCGTCCTGAAGTGACGTGAGCCTCTCCAGGTCAATCTTGTTCAGCAACTCACGGTGCAGCGTTGTTTTCAGCTCCTGGTAGGACTTACCAGAGACGCCATTGGAGGACGCCGGTGGAGCTGAAGTGGTTGCGAATCCAAATGCCATTTTTACTCCCTAACTACCTGCTAAACAGAGACATCACGCCGCCGGACTGGGACTGGGCCATAGCATTGTCATCGGTATTGCTGGCGAGGTTGCGTGCCCAAAGCTGAATGGCCTCGCCAAAGTCAGACTTACCGGAAGGGATAGGCGCGCCGGCGTTGATTGCCTTGATGACTTCGTTGTAACTATTGGGCACGCGCACGGAAATCCGCCGCCCCAGGGCCTTCTCAATACGATCATCGGCCAGCGGTCCTCGCTTGGAGTGGCGGTTTAGTACTATCTGGATCTTGTTGGCGTTGTATCCCAACCTTTCCAGGTGCTCAATGTAACGAACTGCATTGCGTATGGAGGGAAGCTCCGCGGTCAGCACGATTACGA from Terriglobia bacterium includes:
- a CDS encoding pilus assembly protein; protein product: MIRPPQTRSQQQRGQSLLETAMMIVVIFTVVFWIFELGWMMYTYAVMADAANEGVRYAIVHSGGDATGTQARVITFAQTSLHDIRAMSPPSVTFPDGSASPPNRVRVTVTYTYVPWLKQFINTPTMTTYAEGRMIVP
- a CDS encoding pilus assembly protein — translated: MWVRNLIHRRRQDEGQSLLETAIAMPLLLGIAFNLINLGYFWFVVLSLAAAPRQGVQYSAQGGASITTVSAPSATAVSTLVFENMTNAVHGSNASNTGVRVCMGTNPATGGANCTLFGDTSIGFSAVAADPEGPVFALNQVDVGYRVTPIIPGTAFNVVLPGTPIFRRHVSMRSLY
- a CDS encoding DUF192 domain-containing protein; its protein translation is MHFHHKVVRAVNTTRKTVLGDSIRVADTGLSRIIGLLGERKLLPGDGLLIVPSQGVHTWGMMFPIDIVVLDSNWNVLALRHRMRQFRMTRIFWKAAAVLELPSGMLDSTATAIGDVLTFDRVKVSAQ
- a CDS encoding type II secretion system F family protein — translated: MLIFLISAAITVFLFVIAVLVMLTSRDPVESRLMEVSAYTAPDAGTLIAATPSTGLARVAAQITSIFKPFRGLVSGFDQDLAYKLTLAGFRKPEYIEIYTAAKLLLPVAGVIAGTFFASNMWIAIVVGGLGGFFIPDLVLSYLVTRRQTNISMALPDALDLLVICMEAGLGIDQAMARVGEEMAATAPSLAEEFQIVNRELRAGKPRLDAWRSMAERVDLDFVRQFVTMLVQTERFGTPIAHALGVFADTLRSRRMQAAEELAAKTGVKLLFPLIFFIFPSIFVVTLLPALMHLKKLFQEMIN
- a CDS encoding type II secretion system F family protein, giving the protein MTIVSIFFIVLIAAFAVVALVIEPSKTDKLIHSRLVSLDRSSDSPSGDEPSIVKEVTFSTVPAFDKFLRHNRLAVGLHLLIEQCDSKWTVGQVVIMTLLLICVGAALGNWWIAPGLLGWLPGLVLGFLPYLYLLQKRKRRSRRFAELLPEAIDLMSRGLRAGQALPATIETIAKECDDPLRAEFRRAADEQSFGLPFREAMLNLSRRMPVPDLQFLITAILVQKETGGNLALILDKTSHVLRERIRVIGHVRIRTAQGRLTGGILIGLPFVIFIGMNFLNPGYYKVMFESTVGVELVICAAILLVLGILLIRMIVNVRF
- a CDS encoding CpaF family protein produces the protein MAFGFATTSAPPASSNGVSGKSYQELKTTLHRELLNKIDLERLTSLQDAYARTQVQNVIYDLISVTNFPLSGSERERVCREVLQEVFGLGPLEPLLQDQTITDILVNTHRQVYVERGGMLELTNVVFKDAAHLRHIIDKIVSNVGRRVDESSPMCDARLDDGSRVNVVIPPLAIDGPIMSIRRFGRVPIGIEQLLSFRTITPKMLELLQAAVQARLNIVISGGTGSGKTTLLNALSSFISDRERIVSIEDSAELQMQQPHVVRLECRPPNVEGKGAVRQRELVINSLRMRPDRIVVGEVRGGEALDMLQAMNTGHDGSLTTIHANNPRDAIARLETMSLMAEINLPDKAIRQQIAAAVSVIVQVARLSDGSRRVTQISEVTGVGEDMVMLQDIFVFDRLGIGPNNHVLGRFRATGQRPLFMERLKASGIQLSSDLFEHVCEV